The genomic DNA CAAGGCCTGGATCGACCGCCTGCTCGTGCCGGGCACGACCTTCCGCTACGGCGCCGCCGGGCCGGAGGGGCTGATGGGCGGCAAGCGCGTGATCCTGGCTCTCGCCCGCGGCGGCTTCTACGGGCCGGGCACGGCCTCCGTCCCGGCGGAGCACGCCGAGCACTACCTGCGCACGGTGTTCGGCTTCATGGGCATCGTGCCCGAGCTGGTGCTGGCCGAGGGGCTGGCGGCCGGCGAGCACAACAAGGCGCAGGCCCTGGCCTCGGCGCGCGACGCGGTCGGGCAGCTCGCCGCCTGAGGCCGAGCGACCGGCCGCGGGGCGGCCGGCGGAGCGGCGGCCGACGCCGCCGCCCGCCCGATCAGTCGCGCACGACGACCTTGGTACCGACGCGAACCCGGTCGTAGAGGTCGACCACGTCCTTGTTGGTCATGCGGATGCAGCCGGAGGAGACCGCCGCGCCCATCGTCTCGGGCTCGTTCGACCCGTGGATGCGGTAGAGCGAGGAGCCGAGATAGAGGGCGCGGGCGCCCAGCGGGTTGTCCTGGCCGCCGGCCATGTAGCGCGGCAGGTCGGGGCGGCGGGCCAGCATCTGCTGCGGCGGGCGCCAGTCCGGCCATTCCTTCTTCATGGTGACGGTCTTGGTGCCGGACCACGAGAAGCCCTGCCGCCCGACGCCCACGCCGTAGCGGACCGCCGCGCCGCCGCCGAGCACGTAGTAGAGCCGGCGCTGGCGGGTCGAGACCACGATGGTGCCGGGCTTCTCCTTGCCGGTCCACGCCACCGTCTCGCGCGGGATCGCCTGGCTGCGGAAGATGTTGAGGAAGTCCGCGATCGGACCCCTGTCCAGCGGGTTGGCGGCCGCCGCCGGGGCGCTCCCGAGCAGCAGGCCCGCGAGCCCGAGTAGCGCGATCCGTCTCGACATCGTCTTCCGTCCTCCGTTCGTCGCGGCGCGGGTTCTCGCGGACCTTTGCAGACCTCGGCAGACATGGCCCGGGCCCGCGCGAGAACCCTGCGCGCATCGGGCGAGCCGGCCCGGACTTCACGGCAAGGTTGAGGCCGGGTCGCCGGCATGGACACTTCCGGGCGTAGATGTGTGCTGCGCGCAACACTGGGCGGGTGGCGCGACGCCGTGGGTGATTGCGCGCGGCGACAGCCATGCTTATCTCAGATCCGTGATCCGATCCGCCGCCCTTCTGGCCCGCCGCGTCGCGGACCTGCCGGACCGCCTCGCCAGGGGCCTCGCCGCGCTGGCGCTGCTCGTCCTCGCGACGGCCACGCTGGCGGCTGTGCCCGCGCGGGCCGAGACCGCACGGGCGGAGGGCCCGGCCTGCGCCGTCGCGAGCCCGCGCCTGACGGTCCTGTCCGGCGCGCCGGACGCGCAGCCCGAGGCCAAGCGGTCGGTCTTCGGCCGCACCGATCTCTGCGCCGCCGACAGCGAGATCCCCACCGAACTGGGGCTGCCGCGCCCGCCGGTCGACGCGCCGCGCCCGCGTCACACTGTCTCCGCATCGTTCGATTACAGGTCCGACAGCGTGCCGGCCTCCGCGCCGGACGGTTCGCCGCACCGGCCTCCACGCCGGGCCTGACGCGCGCCCCGGTCTCGCGGCCGGCATGAAGGCGCGCTCGTCCTGATCTTCGTCTGACCGGCCCCGTGACCGGTCCCGGGATCTGACTCGACGATGCGCGGGCCCATGCTCCGCGCCAGCCTCAGCAGACGCATGCTTTCAGGAGCGTCGGTAATCGTGACCCGCACTTTGTCCGCCAGAATCCCGTCGTCGTTCCGCGCCTCGGCCCGCGCGACCGCCCTCCTGCCCGCGGCCCTGCTCCTGCTGGGCGTCGCCGCCTGCAACCCGAAGCAGGTCGCCGCGCCGACCCCGCCGGTGCCGGAGGTCGGGTTCGTCAAGGTGGAGCCCCAGGCGATCCCCTACCTGCGCGACCTGCCGGGCCGCGTCGCGCCGATGCGCATCGCCGAGGTCCGCTCCCGGGTCTCCGGGCTCGTGGTCAAGCGGCTCTTCGAGCAGGGCAGCCAGGTCAAGGAGGGCGACATCCTCTACAAGATCGACCCGGCGCCCTACGAGGTCGAGCTCGCCAGCGCCGAAGCGGCCCTCGCCCGCCAGGAGGCCGCCCTGGTGCTCGCCCGCCAGCAGGCGGACCGGCTCGAGCAGCTGCTCTCCCGCGCCACCGCGAGCCAGGCGCAGTACGACGCCGCCTTCGCGGCCAAGAAGCAGGCGGAGGCCGAGGTGGCCGGCGCCAAGGCGACCCGCGACCGGGCGCAGCTCAACCTCGGCTGGACCGACGTGCGCGCGCCGATCACCGGCCGCATCGGCCGGGCGCTGCTCACCGAGGGTACCCTGATCGAGCCGGGCTCCACCGGCGCGCTCGCCACGATCCAGCAGCTCGACCCGATCTACGTCGACATCACCCAGTCGGTTGGCGAACTGAACCGCCTGCGCCGGGACCTCGCCAGCGGCGAGCTGGCGCGGCTCGAGGACAACACCGCCAACGTCCACCTGATCATGGACGACGGCTCGCTCTACCCGCTGGCCGGTCGGCTGCTGTTCTCGGACGTCACCGCCGATCCGAGCACCGGCCAGGTGACCCTGCGGGTCCAGTTCCCGAACCCGCACGACGAGCTGTTCCCCGGCATGTACGTGCGGGCGCGGATCAAGCAGGGCATCGATTCCGACGCCATCGCGGTGCCGCAGCAGGCGATCCAGCGCACCGACGACGGCCGCGCCGAGGTCTGGATCGTGCGCGCCGACGAGACCGTGATGCGCCAGCCCGTCGAGGTCGGGCCGGTGGTCGGGCAGAACTGGCTGATCCGTTCGGGCCTCAAGGCCGGCGAGCGCGTCATCATCGACGGCTTCCAGAAGATCACCGTCGGCGCCAAGGTGAAGCCCCTCGACCAGACCCCGGTCCACGGCGAGACCGGACCGAAGCACGACACCGACGAGGCCCCCGACGTGCCGGGCGACAAGGCGGAGGTCGCCCCGCGGGCCGCCGCCGTCCAGCAGCGCCGCTGAGTCCGGGAGAGCCCGATCATGGCACGCTTCTTCATCGACCGCCCGGTCTTCGCCTGGGTGGTGGCGCTGTTCATCTGCCTGGGCGGCGCCCTCGCGATCCCGAACCTGCCGGTGGCGCAGTACCCGGTGATCGCGCCCCCCTCCATCGCCCTGTCCACGGCCTATCCGGGGGCCTCGGTGGAGAGCCTCTACATCGGCACGACCCGGCTCATCGAGGATGAGCTCAACGGCGCCGCCAACATCATGAGCTTCGAGTCGACCACCGACTCGTTCGGCTCGGTCAACATCACCGCCACCTTCCAGCCGGGCACCGACCCGTCGCTCGCCTCGGTCGAGGTGCAGAACCGGCTGAAGCGCGTCGAGGCGCGCCTGCCCGCGGAAGTGCGCCAGCAGGGCATCCTGGTGGAGGAGGCCTCGGCCGCGACCCTCAACATCATCACCCTCGTCTCCACCGACGGGTCGATGGACGAGGTCGGCCTCGGCGACTTCCTGATCCGCAACGTCATCAACGAGATCCGGCGCATCCCCGGGGTCGGGCGCGCGACGCTCTACTCCACCGAGCGGTCGCTGCGCGTCTGGGTCGATCCCGACAAGCTGCGCGGCCTCTCGCTCAGCGCCTCGGACGTCACCGACGCGATCCGCAACCAGAACGTCCAGGTCGCCTCCGGGTCGGTCGGCGCGCAGCCGAGCCCGACCCGGCAGGCGCTCACCGTGCCGATCATCGTGAAGGGCCAGCTCGGCACGATCGAGGAGTTCGGCGCCATCGTGCTGCGGGCCAATCCCGACGGCTCGAACGTGCGCCTGCGCGACGTCGCCCGGATCGAGCTCGGCGGTGACGCCTACCAGTTCTCGACCCGCCTCAACGGCGGCCCCGCCGCCGGCATCTCGGTGACGCTCGCCCCCGACGGCAACGCGCTCGAGACCGCCAAGGCGATCCGCGCCAAGATGGTGGAGCTGTCCCAGTTCTTCCCGCCGGACCTGAAGTGGGACATCCCCTACGACATCACCCCGGCGGTGGAGGCCTCCATCGAGAAGGTGCTGCACACGCTCGTCGAGGCGGTGGTGCTGGTCTTCCTCGTGATGTTCCTGTTCCTGCAGAACATCCGCTACACCCTGATCCCCACCATCGTGGTGCCGATCGCCCTCATGGGCACCGTCACGGTGATGTGGATCTCGGGCTTCTCGGTGAACGTGCTCACCATGTTCGGCATGGTGCTGGCCATCGGCATCCTGGTCGACGACGCCATCGTGGTGGTCGAGAACGTCGAGCGGATCATGAACGAGGAGGGGCTGCCCCCCAAGGAGGCCACCAAGAAGGCCATGGGGCAGATCACCGGCGCGATCATCGGCATCACCCTGGTGCTGGTGGCGGTGTTCATCCCGATGGCGTTCTTCCCCGGCTCGGTGGGCATCATCTACCGACAGTTCTCGATCGCGATGGTGACCTCCATCGCCTTCTCGGCGCTGCTCGCCCTGTCGCTGACGCCGGCGCTCTGCGCGACCTTCCTGAAGCCGATCGAGAAGGGCCACGGCCACGCCAAGGGCGGCGTGTTCGGGATGTTCAACCGGTTCGTCGACCGGGAGACCGCCCGCTACGGCCGCGGCACCGCGGCGTTCATCCGGAAGTCCGGTCGGGTGATGCTGGTCTACGTCGCGCTCGTGGCGGGCACGGCCTACGCCTTCGTCAACCTGCCGGAGGGCTTCCTACCGGTGGAGGACCAGGGCTTCTTCACGGTCGACGTCCAGACGCCCCCGGGCGCCTCCTACAACCGCACCCAGGAGGCGGTGCGCAAGGTCGAGGAGCACCTGCTGGCGCAGCCCGGCGTCGCCACCGTGACGATGCTGAACGGCTTCTCGTTCTCCGGCCAGGCCCCGAGCACCAGCCAGGCCTTCGTGACCCTGAAGCCCTGGTCCGAGCGCGACGCCAAGAACTCGGCCGCCGCCCTCGTGGCCGGCACCAACGCGGCGCTCGCCAGCTACCGCGACGCCACGGTGGACGCCCAGGAGCCGCCGCCGGTCGACAACCTCGGCAACGCGGCGGGCTTCTCGTTCCGCCTCCAGGACCGGGCCAACCGCGGCTACGCGGCCCTGCTGTCAGCCCAGGAGCAGTTGCTGAAGCTCGCGCAGCAGAGCCCGATCCTCCAGAAGGTGAAGATCGAGGGCCTGCCGCCGACCCCGCAGGCGGAGCTGGTCATCGACCGCGAGAAGGCGGCGGCGCTCGGCGTGAAGTTCGAGGACATCAACAACACGATCCAGCTCAACCTCGGCTCGGTCTACCCGAACGACTTCCCCAACCGCGGCAAGATGCAGCGCGTCTACGTCCAGGCCGAGCAGCTCCAGCGCATGAACGCGGCGGACATCCTCAACTACGCGGTGAAGAACGCCACCAACACGATGGTGCCGATGTCGTCCTTCGCGGAGCTGAAATGGAGCATGGGGCCGAGCCAGATCGTCGGCTTCAACGGCTACCAGTCGGTGCGCTTCACCGGCGAGCCGAACCCCGGCTACACGTCGGGCGACGCGATCGCCGAGATGGAGCGGCTGATGCTGCAGCTGCCCAAGGGCTTCGGCTACGCCTGGACGGGCCAGTCCTACCAGGAGAAGCAGGCGGGCAGCCAGGCGAGCCTGCTGCTCGCCCTGTCGGTGCTGATCGTGTTCCTGTGCCTCGCCGCGCTCTACGAGAGCTGGGCGATCCCGGTCTCGGTGATGCTGGTGATCCCGCTCGGCGTCATCGGCGCGGTGGCGGCCGTGTACCTGCGCGGCATGCCCAACGACGTGTACTTCAAGATCGGGCTGATCACGATCATCGGCCTCTCGGCCAAGAACGCGATCCTGATCGTGGAGTTCGCCCGCGACCTCTGGAAGCCCGGCACCTCCGTGGTGCGGGCGGCGATCGAGGCCGCGACGCTCCGGTTCCGGCCGATCGTGATGACCTCGCTCGCCTTCATCTTCGGCGTGGTGCCGCTGGCCATCGCCACCGGCGCCGCCTCGAAGAGCCAGCAGGCGATCGGCACCGGCGTGATGGGCGGCATGATCACCGCGACCGTGCTGGCGGTGTTCTTCGTGCCGGTGTTCTTCGTCGTCGTCATGCGCCTGTTCCGGCGCAAGGCGGTGGCGGAGGGCGAGCGGGCCGAGGCGGAGACGCGGCACGAGCCGGCGCGCGTGGCGGCCGAGTAGGCCGGCCTCGGCCGCGCGCTCTGGCGTCCGGTCGACGTCTTCGTTGGGTGCCGGCCGCTCCGTCATCACGGGCGGAGCGAAGTGACCCAGGGTCGCACGACGCCGCGAGGCGTGGCGCCGCCCTGGCTCGCCTCGCTGCGCTCGCAAAGACGGGGCGCGTCACAGCCATCGATCGGACATGGCGATGAAGCGGGGAAAACGCGCTTTGCAAGGCGACTCATGTCGCGCAGCCGCGACAGGCTCGGCCTTCGTCTTGTATACAGCTGGTCCGAAGCTTGCTGTCGCCGCGGTGGACACCGCCGGGGCTGCCGGCCGGTGGCGCATTCACGGTCTCGGAGATCCGCTTGTCCCGTTCAGCCCTGAAGATTCTCGCCCGCGGCGTGTCCGCGGTCGCGGTCGCGACGTTCGCGTTCGCCGCGCTGCCCGCGCAGGCCGCCAACGTCTTCCGCTTCGCCTTCCAGGGTGACCTGAAATCCCTCGATCCCTACTCCCTCAAGGAGAGCTTCACGGAAGGGATGCAGGAGGCGGCCTACGAGCCCCTCGTCACCCTCGACAAGAACCTGAAATTCGCGCCCGCCCTCGCGGAATCCTGGGAGACGCCCGAGCCGACGCGCTGGCGCTTCCACCTGCGCAAGAACGTCAAGTTCCACGACGGCTCGCCGTTCACCGCCGACGACGTGATCTTCTCCGCCCAGCGCGTCCGCGCGCCGGGCTCGAACTTCACGACCAACGTGCCCGCCGACGCCGAGTTCGTGAAGGTCGACGACTACACCGTCGACATGGTGCTGAAGAAGCCGAACCCCATCGCCATCGCCCAGTTCCCGACCTGGGTTATCATGTCGAAAGCGTGGTCCGAGAAGAACGGCGTCGTCCAGCCGACGCCGCCCAGCGCCACCAGCCCGAGCTACGCGACGCTCCACGAGAACGGCACCGGCCCGTTCGTGATCGCCGAGCACCAGCCCGGCGTGAAGACCGTCTTCAAGAAGTTCGACGGCTACTGGGGCAAGGTCGAGTCGAACCTCGACGAGGCGGTGCTGACCACCATCGCCAACCCGGCGACCCGCGTCGCGGCGCTGCTCTCCGGCGAGGTCGACTGGATCGACCCCGTGCCGCTGCAGGACCAGCAGCGGGTCAACGCCAGCGGCACCGCCACCGTCATGGCCGGCCCTGAACTCCGCACGATCTTCCTCGGCATGGACCAGGACCGGGACGAGCTCAAGGATTCGAGCGTCAAGGGCAAGAACCCGTTCAAGGACATCAAGGTCCGCGAGGCCTTCTACCTCGCCATCGACGAGGACACGATCGCCAAGCGCGTGATGCGCGGGCAGGCGGTGCCCTCCGCGCTGATGATCGCCCCGGCCCTCTACGACCGCGGCGCCGAGTTCAAGCGCCCGGCCACCGACCTGAAGAAGGCCAAGGAGCTGATGGCCCAAGCGGGCTACCCGGACGGGTTCTCGCTCACCATGGACTGCCCCAACGACCGCTACGTCAACGACGAGGCGATCTGCCAGGCGGTGGTCTCGATGCTGGCGCGTATCAACGTCAAGGTGAACCTGAACGCCCAGCCGAAGGCCAAGTACTTCGCCAAGGTTCTGGCGCCGAACTACGACACCTCGTTCTACCTGCTCGGCTGGACCCCGTCCTCGCTCGACAGCCACAACATCCTCTACGAGATCGTCGGCTGCCGGAAGCCCGGCGACAAGTCGGGCCGCGGCGGCTGGAACCTCGCGGGCTACTGCGATCCGAAGATCGACGAGATCGCCGACAAGGTCGAGGGCGAGACCGACAAGACCAAGCGCGACGCCCTGATCAAGGAGGGCTTCGACGTCCTCAACGCCGATTGGGGCTACATCCCGCTGCACCAGCAGGCGCTCGCCTGGGGCGTCTCCAAGAAGGTCCACCTGACCCAGCGCGCCGACAACCTGCTCCTGCTCTACTGGGTGTCGAAGGACCCGCAGTAGGAGCGCGGCGTGCTCGCCTTCCTGCTGCGCCGGGTGATCCAGGCGGCCGCGGTCCTCGCGGTCGTCGGGCTCATCGCCTTCGCGATGTTCCGGTTCGCGGGCGATCCCGTGAACCAGATCGTCGGCCCCGACACCACCGTGGCCGAGCGGGCCCAGATCCGGACGGATCTGGGCCTCGACGATCCGGTGCTGGTCCAGTTCGTCCGCTATGCCGGCAACGTGGTGCGGGGCCAGTTCGGCATCTCGTACCAGTTCCGGCAGCCGGTCTCGCAGCTCTTGGCCGAGCGCATGCCGGCGACGCTGGAGCTCGCCTTCTGCGCCACGATCTTCGCCCTGGTGGTGGGGATCCTGATGGGCGTGTACTGCGCGCTCTTCCGCGAGTCCTGGCTCGCCGGGCTGTTCCAGGCGGTCTCGCTGATCGGGATCAGCCTGCCGACCTTCCTGATCGGCATCCTCCTGATCTACCTGTTCTCGGTGACGCTCGGCTGGCTGCCCTCCTACGGGCGGGGCGACACGGTCCGGCTCGGCTGGTGGACCACCGGCTTCCTCACCGCCTCCGGGCTCAAGGCGCTGATCCTGCCCTCGGTGACGCTCGGCCTGTTCCAGATGACGCTGATCATGCGGCTCGTGCGCGCCGAGATGCTGGAGGTCCTGCGCACCGACTACATCCGCTTCGCCCGGGCGCGGGGGCTCACCACCCGGGCCGTCCACCTGCGGCACGCCCTGAAGAACACCCTGGTGCCGGTGATCACCATCGCGGGCCTCCAGCTCGGCTCGGTGATCGCCTTCTCGATCATCACCGAGACGGTGTTCCAGTGGCCCGGCATGGGCCTGCTCTTCGTCCAGGCCGTGCAGAACGTCGATATCCCGATCATGTCCGCGTACCTGCTGCTCGTCGCGCTGATCTTCGTGACCATCAATCTCGTGGTCGACATCCTCTACACGGTGGTGGACCCGCGCCTGCGGCTGCCCGCCGGGCGGGCGGCGTGAGGAGCGACCGATGAGCGGACGTGACATCGACGCGGGCGACGCCCCGCCGGTCCCACTGCCGGAGGCGAAGCCCTCCCGCCTCGCGCGCTGGCGCGAGTCCGACCTGCTGGCGAACTTTCTGCGCTCGAAAACCGCTGTGGCGGCGCTGGTCGCCACCGTGCTGATGGTCGGGCTCGCCTTCGCGTCGCCGTGGATCGCGCCGCAGAACCCCTACGACCCGGCCCAGCTCGACCTGATCAACTCCAACCTGCCGCCGATCTGGCAGGCGGACGGGCAGGCGCCGTACTATCTCGGCACCGACGACCAGGGC from Methylobacterium radiotolerans JCM 2831 includes the following:
- a CDS encoding L,D-transpeptidase; the encoded protein is MSRRIALLGLAGLLLGSAPAAAANPLDRGPIADFLNIFRSQAIPRETVAWTGKEKPGTIVVSTRQRRLYYVLGGGAAVRYGVGVGRQGFSWSGTKTVTMKKEWPDWRPPQQMLARRPDLPRYMAGGQDNPLGARALYLGSSLYRIHGSNEPETMGAAVSSGCIRMTNKDVVDLYDRVRVGTKVVVRD
- a CDS encoding efflux RND transporter periplasmic adaptor subunit; translated protein: MTRTLSARIPSSFRASARATALLPAALLLLGVAACNPKQVAAPTPPVPEVGFVKVEPQAIPYLRDLPGRVAPMRIAEVRSRVSGLVVKRLFEQGSQVKEGDILYKIDPAPYEVELASAEAALARQEAALVLARQQADRLEQLLSRATASQAQYDAAFAAKKQAEAEVAGAKATRDRAQLNLGWTDVRAPITGRIGRALLTEGTLIEPGSTGALATIQQLDPIYVDITQSVGELNRLRRDLASGELARLEDNTANVHLIMDDGSLYPLAGRLLFSDVTADPSTGQVTLRVQFPNPHDELFPGMYVRARIKQGIDSDAIAVPQQAIQRTDDGRAEVWIVRADETVMRQPVEVGPVVGQNWLIRSGLKAGERVIIDGFQKITVGAKVKPLDQTPVHGETGPKHDTDEAPDVPGDKAEVAPRAAAVQQRR
- a CDS encoding efflux RND transporter permease subunit; translated protein: MARFFIDRPVFAWVVALFICLGGALAIPNLPVAQYPVIAPPSIALSTAYPGASVESLYIGTTRLIEDELNGAANIMSFESTTDSFGSVNITATFQPGTDPSLASVEVQNRLKRVEARLPAEVRQQGILVEEASAATLNIITLVSTDGSMDEVGLGDFLIRNVINEIRRIPGVGRATLYSTERSLRVWVDPDKLRGLSLSASDVTDAIRNQNVQVASGSVGAQPSPTRQALTVPIIVKGQLGTIEEFGAIVLRANPDGSNVRLRDVARIELGGDAYQFSTRLNGGPAAGISVTLAPDGNALETAKAIRAKMVELSQFFPPDLKWDIPYDITPAVEASIEKVLHTLVEAVVLVFLVMFLFLQNIRYTLIPTIVVPIALMGTVTVMWISGFSVNVLTMFGMVLAIGILVDDAIVVVENVERIMNEEGLPPKEATKKAMGQITGAIIGITLVLVAVFIPMAFFPGSVGIIYRQFSIAMVTSIAFSALLALSLTPALCATFLKPIEKGHGHAKGGVFGMFNRFVDRETARYGRGTAAFIRKSGRVMLVYVALVAGTAYAFVNLPEGFLPVEDQGFFTVDVQTPPGASYNRTQEAVRKVEEHLLAQPGVATVTMLNGFSFSGQAPSTSQAFVTLKPWSERDAKNSAAALVAGTNAALASYRDATVDAQEPPPVDNLGNAAGFSFRLQDRANRGYAALLSAQEQLLKLAQQSPILQKVKIEGLPPTPQAELVIDREKAAALGVKFEDINNTIQLNLGSVYPNDFPNRGKMQRVYVQAEQLQRMNAADILNYAVKNATNTMVPMSSFAELKWSMGPSQIVGFNGYQSVRFTGEPNPGYTSGDAIAEMERLMLQLPKGFGYAWTGQSYQEKQAGSQASLLLALSVLIVFLCLAALYESWAIPVSVMLVIPLGVIGAVAAVYLRGMPNDVYFKIGLITIIGLSAKNAILIVEFARDLWKPGTSVVRAAIEAATLRFRPIVMTSLAFIFGVVPLAIATGAASKSQQAIGTGVMGGMITATVLAVFFVPVFFVVVMRLFRRKAVAEGERAEAETRHEPARVAAE
- a CDS encoding ABC transporter substrate-binding protein; the encoded protein is MSRSALKILARGVSAVAVATFAFAALPAQAANVFRFAFQGDLKSLDPYSLKESFTEGMQEAAYEPLVTLDKNLKFAPALAESWETPEPTRWRFHLRKNVKFHDGSPFTADDVIFSAQRVRAPGSNFTTNVPADAEFVKVDDYTVDMVLKKPNPIAIAQFPTWVIMSKAWSEKNGVVQPTPPSATSPSYATLHENGTGPFVIAEHQPGVKTVFKKFDGYWGKVESNLDEAVLTTIANPATRVAALLSGEVDWIDPVPLQDQQRVNASGTATVMAGPELRTIFLGMDQDRDELKDSSVKGKNPFKDIKVREAFYLAIDEDTIAKRVMRGQAVPSALMIAPALYDRGAEFKRPATDLKKAKELMAQAGYPDGFSLTMDCPNDRYVNDEAICQAVVSMLARINVKVNLNAQPKAKYFAKVLAPNYDTSFYLLGWTPSSLDSHNILYEIVGCRKPGDKSGRGGWNLAGYCDPKIDEIADKVEGETDKTKRDALIKEGFDVLNADWGYIPLHQQALAWGVSKKVHLTQRADNLLLLYWVSKDPQ
- a CDS encoding ABC transporter permease; this translates as MLAFLLRRVIQAAAVLAVVGLIAFAMFRFAGDPVNQIVGPDTTVAERAQIRTDLGLDDPVLVQFVRYAGNVVRGQFGISYQFRQPVSQLLAERMPATLELAFCATIFALVVGILMGVYCALFRESWLAGLFQAVSLIGISLPTFLIGILLIYLFSVTLGWLPSYGRGDTVRLGWWTTGFLTASGLKALILPSVTLGLFQMTLIMRLVRAEMLEVLRTDYIRFARARGLTTRAVHLRHALKNTLVPVITIAGLQLGSVIAFSIITETVFQWPGMGLLFVQAVQNVDIPIMSAYLLLVALIFVTINLVVDILYTVVDPRLRLPAGRAA